The Meles meles chromosome 15, mMelMel3.1 paternal haplotype, whole genome shotgun sequence genome contains the following window.
GCACCTGCtgcaccaccaccatcaccacgcGCCCCTCGCCCACTTCGCGGGCGACCTGGTGCCAGCCAGCCTGCCGTGCGAGGAGCTGGCGGAGCCAGGCCTCGTGCCCGCCGCCGCGGCACGCTACGCGCTGCGCGAGATCGAGATCCCGCTGGGGGAGCTGTTCGCGCGCAAGTCCGTGGCCTCCTCGGCGTGTTCGACACCGCCTCCCGGGCCgggccccgggcccgcctccgCCTCGCCCGCGTCCCCCTCGCCAGCCGATGTGGCTTACGAGGAGGGCCTGGCACGACTCAAGATCCGCGCGCTGGAGAAGCTGGAGGTGGACCGGCGGCTGGAGCGGCTGAGCGAGGAGGTGGAACAGAAGATCGCCGGCCAGGTGGGTCGGCTGCAGGCCGAGCTGGAGCGCAAGGCTGCCGAGCTGGAGACAGCACGGCAGGAGAGCGCCCGGCTGGGGCGCGagaaggaggagctggaggagcgGGCGTCGGAGCTCTCGCGCCAGGTGGACGTGAGTGTGGAGCTGCTGGCCTCGCTCAAGCAGGACCTGGTGCACAAGGAACAGGAGCTGAGCCGCAAACAGCAGTGAGTGGCCTGTGGGGCCCTGTGGGCGGGTGTGTCCGTGAATGTTCCTGACTGGGTGACCGTGTGTGTCAGTGCTGCTGCCGTGAGTGGGCCCGAGTGTGGCTCTGCGTGTGCCTGTGTGGCCGTGGCTTGGTCCTGTGGCATCTGTGGCCACGAGCACATGATGGTAGTGTGTGTGGGGCCAAGAGCGTCATGACGGTGTGTGTTTGGGACTGTGAGGACATGCAAGTATTCCCGTGTGCCTGCCCATGACAActcattctcttccttctccatgtTTCTAGCCAAGGCCAGCCCCTACACTGTGGCAACAGATCCTCTAACCTTTTGCCGACTCAAAGAGGCACAGTTCTGCCCTCCCCCTTTGCCATCATCAGATTTTCCTTGTCAGCTGTGTCATTCCTGAAAGCAGCCAAATAGGAGGTTGTTTCTCCTACCCGCCATAACCCCACTAACCCCCTTGTGCTGCTGccccctttctccccttccaGAACAACTCCTTGAAAGTTTATACTCCTTATCTCCAATTTCCTTCTCCACTTTCTCTCCTGAATCCACTCTGATCAGATAGATGTCCACCACCACCATGGTCCTCCACGTCACCAACTACCTTCAGGTCGCCGAGACCCATTCCTCACCTCAGCCTGTCAGCAGCATTTGACACAAATGAAACacatgaaacaaatgaaatgaaacacaACCTGAAATGctttcttcacttggcttccaGAACACTCtccttttttctgcttcttctcaGTGTTTTTTGTGCGCTTCTTATTTCTGCGGTCTTTAAGTGTAGAAGGAAATATATGGATGTTATTTATCTACCCCCATTGTGATACAAGTAAGCTCTGTGGGAGCAAGAGCTTTTCTCAGCTCTGTCCACTGCTGTGCCCCTAAATACCTAGAACCGTGCCTGACGCCTAGACGGTGTTGAATGTGAATACATTTGGGCGTAAATGCTCAAGTGACTCTGAAGGGCGCTGTGTGTACTTCCCAGAGGCTTCTACATCTGAGAATGTTtctggaagtgtgtgtgtgtgtgtgtgtgggtgtgtgtgtgtgttttgggctGTGTGAGCGGGACTGTGCCTGTCTCAGACTGCGTGTATGCCTGCAAGTGAACAGGACATGAGCACACGTACGGGACTGTGTGTGGCCCTGTGCCCGTGAGTGTTTCTGGAAGGAGGAGGTGGCCCTGGGTGTGACTGTGAATGTCAGCGTTTCCATGGGGATGAGGGATGTGTGGCAGGAGTGTTGGGGCTGGGTTAGTGGAGTGTGAGCGTGGGACTTAGGGTCTATGCATTTCTGGGTGCGCAGTAGTGCGGAGCTGTGCTGTGTGCACCCATGTGAGTGTGTCTCTCCCTCCCGCTCGGGGTCTCATCTGGAGGGCGGGTGGGCAGGCAGggactgaggcacctgggtgagaGACTGCTCCGGCCCAGGGAGGTGGTGCAGATCGACCAGTTCCTGAAGGAGACGGCGGCGCGGGAGGCCAGCGCCAAGCTGCGGTTGCAGCAGTTCATCGAGGAGCTTCTGGAGCGCGCCGACCGCGCCGAGCGGCAGCTGCAGGTCATCAGCAGCAGCTGTGGAAGCACACCGAGTGCCAGTCTGGGTCgcggagggggaggagggggcgctGGGCCTGGTCCCCGGGGCCCCGGCAGAATGGTGAGTGTCCACCTGCCGTCCTGCTCCACTTGCACCCCTGCCCCCTCAGTGCCACCGTGTGCACTGCCTGGCCTGGCGTTGCCCCTTATGGTCCGTGCTTCCCTTCTTTGGCTCCTCCCTGCAAGCCCACTTCGGGCCTGAAGGAGGGGTCTGGGAGCAGGGGTGCCCCTCTGACTGCGCGGAAGTGCCAGCCCCTGAGGCTGTGATCCAACTGCCCCGGTTCTTAGGTGCCCATCTCTGCCCAAATGAGAGCCCAGGAGCCGCAAGCCAGGGTCTGGGGTGCTGGgtaggtgtggggaggggggtggtgagCCTGCCTTTCTgggctgtctgtctgtccatttGTCCATCTTTCCcaacttttttccttctctctcctctccctcctctcttctctccatcttgTGCCCTatttctcctgctcctcctcatcctcttgcctcctctgcccctgcccctccgtCTTTCCCTCCCGCTCGGGGGCCCACAGCGAGAACACCACGCGGGCCCGGCCATGCCTAGCACATACGCCGTGTCGAGGCATGGCTCCTCTCCCAGCACAGGGTAAGCCTCGGGCCTGGCCCGTCCCGCACAACCCACCCTCACCCCAGAAAGATCCACTGACCCCCTGGTTGGCTggcccatctggggccttggctcCTCCTTTCCCCACATTCCTTGGGtcacctctgtctgcctctccataCTCTTGGAAGTGGGCTCTTGGAAAGTAGGACAGGGGGGTTGCCCTCGGTAGGGGTGGCATGGGGAGTTGGGGCTGACCTGGTGCCCCTCACTCCTCACCGTCTGGTCCACTCCACCCCAGGGCCTCCAGCCGTGTCCCTGCTGCGTCCCAGAGCTCAGGCTGCTATGACAGTGACAGTCTGGAGCTACCCCGGCCAGAAGAGGGGGCCCCCGAGGACAGTGGCCCTGGGGGCTTGGGCACACGGGCCCAGGCTGCCAACGGTGGCTCGGAGCGCACCCAGGCCCCTCGCAGCTCAGGCCTGCGGCGTCAGGCCATCCAGAACTGGCAGCGCAGACCCCGCCGACACAGCacggagggggaggagggtgatGTCTCAGACGTGGGCTCGAGAACCACCGAGTCAGAGGCTGAGGGCCCCGCAGAGGTCCCCCGCCCTGGGCCTGCTCTGGCTGGGCCACTGAGCAGCTGCCGGCTCTCAGGTGAGTCCTGGAAGGGTAGGCCAGAGAGGCCAAGCTTTCCTGGGTGCTGGGCCCTCTCAGGGGACACGGGGCTGGGGCAGTAGATCTCTTGGGCTCCTGCATGTGTTTTCCTGTTGTCCCAGACTTCCCGCAGTGAGGATGACAAACTCTCCTACAAGTGTCCTGGGAGCCGGGGCGAGGAACTCCTGAGACAGAACAGTGTTGCTGAACAGGGGTGTTCATGTTGGGGATTGCACAAGAATGCTGTCTCAGGGGTCCATTCACATGATGGACTCGTGGACATTTACAGGACAGTAGCTGAGTGTTTACTGCAATCTGAAGTCCCTGGAACAGCAGGAAGAGCCCCCCCCCCATATATGCACAAGGCCATGTGCATGTGTGGgtgggtcagggtcagggtcaggaggTTAGAGGGCTCAGGTCAGCTGCATGGCTGCTCTCGAGTGACTGTTCTGGGCAGGCTCGCTCTGGCCTTCTGTTCACAGAGCCCGGGTTTCTGTCTCTCTGCACCCTCACCCTCTAAACCCTTGCCTTTCCTAGACTTGACTCAGCTGCTTCATCTAGGGGGTGAATTTGGACAATATGCTAATgtatgatctttaaaaaacactttaCTTGAGGAAGGGTCACCGTTTTCTAATGTGTATAATTAGAGATAGGGTgtgcagaggagggggaagaagaggccCTGTGTCCTTCCCAAGTCACTGGTCCCCCAGCAGGGGTCTCCCATGCCTGTTCCTTCTGTAGCTCCCAAcgcaccccacctccccaccacaaCACCCCCATTGGCCTTTGACCCTCCACACTGACCTTTGACCCTCTGGTATGTGCAGCCCGCCCTGAGGGAGGCAGTGGGCGGGGTCGGCGGGCTGAGAGGGGCAGCCCCTCCCGCTCCAACGAGGTCATCAGCCCAGAGATCCTCAAGATGCGTGCCGCCCTGTTCTGCATCTTCACCTACCTGGACACGCGCACGCTGCTGCACGCCGCTGAGGTCTGCCGGGACTGGCGCTTCGTGGCTCGCCACCCCGCGGTCTGGACCCGGGTGCTGCTCGAGAACGCCCGCGTCTGTTCCAAGGTGCCTGTCTTTGCCCGCCGGCCCTGCTGTGAAcctgcctttctccctgcagAACTGGGGCCCTTGAGGTCTGGCCCTTGCATCCCTTTCAACACCCAGCCAGCTTTAGCCTGGCTCCCCCAGATGCTCTCCCGGGCCACCTGTCTTGGGGCTGGTCTCCCTCCAGCCCAACCAAGCTCAGGCCCCTCCATCGCCAGGTAACCCCTCTCTCCCCGCAGTTCCTGGCCATGCTGGCTCAGTGGTGCACCCAGGCCCACTCCCTGACGCTGCAGAACTTGAAGCCCCGGCAGCGGGGCAAGAAGGAGAGCAAGGAAGAGTATGCGCGAAGCACCCGGTGAGGCCCGGGAGGGTGGGTGTTGGGGGGTTACTGCGGGCACACCTGGAGTTCCACGGGGAGGCTTCCTGGGGCAGGGAGTGGCCCCAAGCGGTGCCCTGAGCTCTTGGCCATCCACAGGGGCTGCCTGGAAGCGGGGCTGGAGTCCCTGTTGAAGGCGGCCGGGGGGAATCTGCTGATCCTGCGCATTTCACACTGTCCCAACATTCTCACCGACCGGTCCCTCTGGCTGGCCAGCTGCTACTGCCGCGCCCTGCAGGCCGTCACCTACAGGTAGTCCGCCGTCTCCACTGGGGGCCAAAGGGGTCCCTGCGGCCTGCATACCCTTCCCCCAGGGCTCTAAGGCAAGGGGACCCAAGAGTTCTCTGGTCCAAGGGAAGGGAGCAGCTGCCACCAGAGTGGGCGGTCCCAGCTCTGTCTTTTCAACAGGAGCGCCACAGACCCCGTGGGCCATGAGGTCATTTGGGCCCTGGGCGCAGGTTGCAGAGAGATTGTCTCCCTCCAGGTGGCGCCACTTCACCCTTGGTGAGCCCCAGCAGGGGTTTGGAGGGGCTGGGGTTGAGCCTGGGCTGGGGCTAGCTGAGGACTAAGCCTATCTGGGCCATTCTAGAAGTTGGTTGAGGGGACAGATTGATGGTCATCAGTCTGCGTGTTTAGCTGTTAGGAGTGGGTCTTCAAAATCAGACCTGGGGTGACGTCCCAGCTCACTGGCTGTGTGATGTAGGGCAATCCAGGCATGCCTCAGTGTCTCAAGTGCAAAGTGAAGGTGACATTAGAGATCTTTTAGCCTTAGTGGGACTGTAGCTGGCTCAGATGAGCTGTGTCCCTACAGCCTGTATGTTGGTGTTCAGTCAGCACTAGCTAGAAATAGCCATGTTTGGTTGGCACACAGAAGGCCTTTAAGGAAGGTCGGTGTAGCATCCACAAAGGAGGTGGTCATTGGAGAATCCAGATCATTCACCACTCAACTTGGCGTTCCTCAAACCAGGTTTCCTTGTTCCTGCACTTGGTCCTCCAAGCCCTCTCTGCACGACAGCTCCTTCTGGGGCGTCTTGTGTCCTTCCTAGCCACCTGGCAGAGTCTGTCCCTGCTCCCCGGCCCCCATTCCTGTCAGGGGCTTGGGCTGGACCCCTGCTGGAGTTTGTTTTGCCGTCATCTTTCTCTCTCCGAGTCTCCACTGTACTCGCAGCTCTCAGGGCCAGGCTGTGAATGTTCATTTCCATATCCCTGGTACCAAGTATGTAGCAGACACCAGGAAGCCTGCCGTCTGGGCCAGTACCGAGGAGGGAGGTGTTCAGGGAAACGGCGGGTTTGCTGTGTGTGGCGGGCCGGGCAGAGCAGTGAGTGTGGAGAGGAAGGTGGCAAGGTCAGGAAGGTTTTGTATAATGGGGGTAGGTTTTTGCATTTTACCTAGGAAGTGCTCGGGAAGCCTTTTAGTATTTCGGATCTTAAAGACAGGATCACACCAGGCTGGTTATGTTCTCTatgccccctccccgccccactccttgagggcagggaccatcTCTGTATTGTCACCActgtgtccccagggcccagctcagTTGTGCTCCGCTCTAATAGACACTTGAGGCCCATTTCTTGAATGACTGAGTGAGAGAACATAGGAGCGAGGGGCTTGCTGTCAGCACTGTGGCTGGGTGAACTGGCAGAGAGAGACTAGATGAACCCACACGAatgtgggtggtggtggtgcaaATGGTGTGTTGAATAGTTTTTCAGGAATCAGATTCTGTAGGTCTCTACAGAATCTTCAGGGGTGAGGAAGGGTCAGGGATGATCCCAGGTTTCTAACTTGAGCAGCTGGGTGGTTGGTGGGGCCCCAGCCCGAgctgcgggtgggggtgggggaggcatgCAAGAGGAGCAGCCTCCAGGTGCTGTGCAACCAGAAGCTTCCTTGACagccctctctctgccccattcTCCAGCCAGCAGCCCACGCGCTTCAGTAACCGCTGCCTGCAGATGATTGGTCGCTGTTGGCCGCACCTTCGGgccctgggggttgggggtgctGGCTGTGGGGTACAGGGCCTGGCGTCACTTGGTGAGTCTTGCCTCGGGACTGGGGCAGAGGGTGATGGGAAGCAGGCGTGGGTGTGACACCGACGTCCTGGAGGGGCTTGGGGCTGTAGCCCGGGTGGTGGCAGGAGCATGGAGGCACTGGGCCGGCTGGAGGCAACCTGGGGAGTTCGTCAGCAGgacctcccctcctcctcctctccctagCAAGAAACTGCATGCGGCTGCAGGTCCTGGAGCTGGACCATGTGTCAGAGATCACCCAGGAGGTGGCCGCTGAGGTCTGCCGGGAAGGCCTGAAGGGACTGGAGATGTTGGTGCTCACGGCCACCCCTGTCACCCCCAAGGCCCTGCTGCATTTCAACAGTGAGCGATGGGAACACGGGGGGCGGGGGCCCGCTGTCCTTTCTCACCATGCCCGGTCAGCAGGTAGCATACCCAGGTCCCTGCCGCTCCTTGTCAGCAAGCGCCAGcacgggggcagggggcagaccAATGAGGCTGCCAATCCCGGCCCTGCCACCCGTGTCTCTCGAGGCCAGTGTGGTGTGCGAGACCTGCTAGCATCTGGTCCAAATGGTTCAGTGCCACAGACATTTATTGCCCTGTGCTCAGCCCCCACGGGAGACGTGAGCTGTGGGCTGCCACCTGTTCCACGTGGGCCTCTGGCCAAGGGCAGGGACAGGACAGACAGGTTAGGAATACAGGTTCTGGAGCTGGACTGATCTAGGTCTCCATTTTGGTTCTGCTGCTTATCGGCCGTGTCACTGGGCAAGTTACTCTGCTTCTCTGGGTTCTGTATCTCCATCTTCTAAGCAGACATTCTGGAATGGGTAGGTGGTCAGATGAGATCACGTGGGTGAGCCCCGCCAGGCCCATTCTCAGACCCCTCTCCCCACGCTACCGCAGACTCCACATGTGTCTTCTGAGCCCACTGCCCTCTGTCACCTACGCCACCTTCACTGAGGCCGTGGGCGCCCAGCTGGGGCAGCTCACCCTCCTTCAGGGCAGGGGCTTGCACAGAAGCTCTTTCTGACCCCCGCTCCATGCCCCACTGGAGCATCCTTCTGGGCACAGCCGGCAAGGAGCTGAGTAACCGCCAGCACGTGGTGTCACCGCCCTCAGGATCCACAGTAACCACCAAGTGGCTCCTTGGTTGTTCAGGCTACTGGAGCATGCCCCCTTTCCTAAGGTCCTGGTCACACCTAAGTCCTGAGCCCTGAAGATTTCTTGACTATCTCACTATTTCCAAGACCctgttcctccctccccatcAGCCTCATGGCC
Protein-coding sequences here:
- the FBXO41 gene encoding F-box only protein 41, translating into MASLDLPYRCPRCGEHKRFRSLSSLRAHLEYSHTYETLYILSKTNSICDGAAAAAAAAAAASGFPLTPEPAALLAVPGARREVFESTSFQGKEQAAGPSPAAPHLLHHHHHHAPLAHFAGDLVPASLPCEELAEPGLVPAAAARYALREIEIPLGELFARKSVASSACSTPPPGPGPGPASASPASPSPADVAYEEGLARLKIRALEKLEVDRRLERLSEEVEQKIAGQVGRLQAELERKAAELETARQESARLGREKEELEERASELSRQVDVSVELLASLKQDLVHKEQELSRKQQEVVQIDQFLKETAAREASAKLRLQQFIEELLERADRAERQLQVISSSCGSTPSASLGRGGGGGGAGPGPRGPGRMREHHAGPAMPSTYAVSRHGSSPSTGASSRVPAASQSSGCYDSDSLELPRPEEGAPEDSGPGGLGTRAQAANGGSERTQAPRSSGLRRQAIQNWQRRPRRHSTEGEEGDVSDVGSRTTESEAEGPAEVPRPGPALAGPLSSCRLSARPEGGSGRGRRAERGSPSRSNEVISPEILKMRAALFCIFTYLDTRTLLHAAEVCRDWRFVARHPAVWTRVLLENARVCSKFLAMLAQWCTQAHSLTLQNLKPRQRGKKESKEEYARSTRGCLEAGLESLLKAAGGNLLILRISHCPNILTDRSLWLASCYCRALQAVTYRSATDPVGHEVIWALGAGCREIVSLQVAPLHPCQQPTRFSNRCLQMIGRCWPHLRALGVGGAGCGVQGLASLARNCMRLQVLELDHVSEITQEVAAEVCREGLKGLEMLVLTATPVTPKALLHFNSICRNLKSIVVQIGIADYFKEPSSPEAQKLFEDMVTKLQALRRRPGFSKILHIKVDGGC